The Gossypium raimondii isolate GPD5lz chromosome 2, ASM2569854v1, whole genome shotgun sequence genome segment tttgtttatttttttatatatttttttgttagatGTGTTTCGATTGTAATGCGAAGAATCCAACATGGGCGTCAGTGACCTACGGGATCTTTCTTTGCATCGATTGCTCAGCCGTTCATCGGAGTCTCGGTGTACACATCAGCTTTGTCAggtttcattatttttaatatggttttggatttagttttcgtgttttttttttgcgttaATTAGTGATGCGTTTTAATTATTCGTGAAAAGGCTTTTTGTCTTGCTTTAGAACAACCGTTTTATATGGGAATTTATGGATACAGCTGAGATATCTAGTGTGGAAATTTGTAAATTGTAATCCGGTTTTGGGTCCCTTGAAATTCAATTGAAGGAATGAATGATAGGAGGAAATTTGGTTTTTGGTATTCTATTTACGTGCTTctgaattatgaattttcatgtTCAGAGATGTTTCGACACTTCTTGTTTCTAGTGTTGGAGAGATTCCTGAACTGAAATGGTTTTTGGGGCAATTGTTTATGTATGATAATATGCGGTTAAAGtgacttttttatttataatgcaAATGGGATAAGCTGTTCCTGTATCGGCTTTTGTTCTTCCTTTGatatagttttgaaatttacttAGAAAggctcctttttatttttcttgagtttttgATAGAATAAGCCCATTCTGTAGAGAGATTAATCTGGTATTAACCGAACCTGTTTGAGTTTTTTGTGGGTAAACAATGCAATATGCACATCACCTCCCtatattttacttctttttgtttgttttgtcgGTGTGTTTAGCCGAATTTGAAGGTACAAAACCACACCACCTTCTTAGGAGTCGAGATTGTCCTTATTGGCCTAAAAAGCTAAGGTGTTTTGTTAGATGTATTTTCCTCTTTGAAAAACTTGTATATTTTATGCAGGTCTACAAATTTAGATTCTTGGTCTACTGAACAATTGAAAATGATGATCTATGGAGGTAACAACCGTGCACAGGTTTTCTTTAAGCAGCATGGATGGTCTGATGGGGGCAAAATTGAGGCCAAATATACTTCAAGAGCGGCTGATTTATATAGGCAAATATTATCAAAAGAAGTTGCTAAGAGTATGGCAGAGGAGGCAGGTTTGCCTTCATCCCCTGTTGCTTCCCAGTCACCCCAAGCACCCAATGGACCTCTTAATAGCAAGACTGATGAAACTCCTAAAGAAATTCCTTTAGGTGGGCAAGAAAAAGTAGAACTTCCCGCTTCACCGAAAGCTTCTCATAAAGTTGTTACCAGCACTGTTAAGAAGCCTCTAGGTGCAAAAAGAACTGGAAAAACTGGAGGACTTGGTGCCAGAAAGCTTACTTCAAAGGTATTCCTTCCAGACCTTCTTGAGCAATACAATTACTGCAGAATGATCATAAGGATATCTTGATTAGaatatttacatgtttttggAGTTATTTTAAATGCCCTTCCTCTTAATAACCTAGTTTTCTTTACTTGCAGCCAAGTGAAAATCTGTATGATCAAAAGCCTGAAGAACGAGTTGTTCCTGTTGCTTCCCCTACTAATAACACTGCACCTGTTAGCTCAACTTTTCCATCTCGTTTTGAGTATGTAGACAATGATCAATCTTCTGAGTCGAGTTCTGGTGGCCCACAAATTCTTAGCCATGTTGCTCCGCCAAAGTCATCAAGCTTCTTTGCAGAATTTGGCATGGACAGTGGTTTTCAGAAGAAATCAAGCTCAAATACCTCAAAAGTGCAAGTAAGTAATATGACcaagaaattaaatatacatattttgttGATAATTGGGGATAGGGGTAAGAATTCTGGGGAGTTGGCACTTGGTCAAGAGGTTGTTGGCAAAGAACTTAAATATTGTGTGTATAAATGGCTGATTAGTTTAATGGAATTGTCTCCTTTTGGTTTTAGAACATCTTACTCTTCTCTATGATTCCCCATATCACTCAAGGTTAATTGTAATACCTGTACTGCTAGAAACTTTCAACTTCTTAATGAGGATGTCTGGTTATGCTTTTAGCTAGCAGTACTCTTTtccttgaaaatcaaatttcagGACATAGCCTTCAATCTACTTGAATGTGTCACTTTGCCTTCCAAATCATAGaatttgaaaaggaaatgttcCCATATAGGAGATATTCATGCAGTGTAATGTGTGAGAATTTAATGGATGAGAAgtgttttaacttttataatatcCCCCCTGGAAGGGGTCAATCTTAGTCATTATTTCTGCTTGTATCTTCTTTTGCCATTCGGGTTTGTTTCTTATTGCTTCGTTTTTGCTATCAGGTTCAGGAAACTGATGAAGCTAGGAGAAAGTTCTCAAATGCAAAATCTATTTCATCAGCCCAATATTTTGGTGATAATACCAGAGCAGACAATGATGCTCAAGTTACTTTGCAGAAATTCTCAGTACGTGCTGTGTAGCTATTTCTTTCTTGACAGATATAATTTAAGGCTCAAAATACTGTATCCTTATCTACCACCAACTTTTACTACCATCTTTTAAcagcttctttttctttcatatgtGCGCATAACCAGAATTAATTTATCCATGAAATGTGGTTTTGTGAGACCTGATAGTCACCTGGTCTTTTACAGGGTTCAACAGCCATCTCCAGTGCTGATCTATTTGGTCATTCTGCTGATGGTTCTATTGATGTCGCTGCTAGCGATCTAATCAATCGACTCTCTTTCCAGGTATGCTTTGTAAATTGCATCTTTTATGCATTCCCCGTATTTCTTTATCGAGTATAagttcatttatttctttatcattATCGGTTTCAGGCCCAACAAGATATCTCAAACCTCAAGAACATAGCTGGTGAGACAGGAAAGAAACTTAGCTCATTGGCATCGACACTAATGTCGGATCTCCAGGACAGAATCCTTTAATGCAAGTGTTCTGACctttaaaaaaacatgttttgttattttaccaGCCTATATATGTTTTTGTACTGAATGTAAAgctatttttatcataaaattcttttcaaataatatcttaaaaaaaaaaaaagaaccttAAATGTCATGGCAGgctggttttcttttctttgttaccACTATTTCCAATTTGTGGTATTTTTATTAGACCCTTTCGTATAGAATTCGTATGTGTATCAACTGTAAACCAAAGCGAAGTTGTCATGTTGTGCGTGTATTAGGAAAAGGTATGTTGAAATTGTGAACTACATTGCCTTTTGCCTGTTTTTAACTTTTCTCATATtgctttctctctctttttttttacctGTTTGCCGTTCATTATTAGTATGATATGATATTATTGTTTAGTTAGTGAATAAATTGGGGAttgccttttttatttatttatattttagggtttatatttggaggaTTAATTAAGAGGTTGAACTTGAAACAGTAAACGTACTATGAAGGCCCTTGCAATAACGAGATGAGATTGTCTTTGTAtgttagattaaaaaataaaattttttgttaaaatttttatttagttttgttgtaaaaaatggtttttgtatttcattaattatgtttttaattaataaaaaagattaatttactctttaatttaattaacaaaaattaattttgttcttGGACCTCTATAAAATCTGTCAAATAAGGTGTCAAATGTCAATTATGGGTGTAaaagcccaaatttgcccggcccaagCCTAAGTAttaaccaatatatatatatatatatataaaataaataatgtttctttacaaattcaactcaaaacaaaattattatagcCCATTTAAATTACCCAACTCTACCCTAACCCAAAATACAACCCTAAGCCCGGTTACAACCCAAACCCATTGACCCAAACCTAAACTGGACTAGGCCCAACGACATACGGCCCAAATTCCAACCCAATGACAGAAACCCTAGCCTTTAGCATCACAGCCCCAGCCGCCGCAACAGAGCCAGGCTTCCCCCTGGCGCGTGTTGCGCCCGCGCGCGTGTAGCGCCTTCGCGCCAAAGCCACGCCTCCGACCCGATGACCTGACCCAGGCACAGtcagatccgcgtgttttgggTCTTGGAGGGAATTTTGCATCATTAGTCCTTCTAATTTGTTTGGACGATTTAATTAGgttccttttgtttttctaaatttgccCCACTTCTCCCGTATTGTTACATTTTAGCCCTTTTCTTTACTGTGACGCGTTTTGACGGATATGGGATATTTTCCATGCGGTCCTCCAtgtaatatgcatattttatttttgtctttcaatgttattttttttatcttttttctttataattttgttttggattcgatttgatccttatttcaatttgttcattttttatttaattatctcattttgttgcttttaatatatatgattctaaatctaatattattaaaataattaaacttattatAAAGCTACTATTGATTTGTTTAGAtctattgtattattattaattatcatACATTTTGCgcttcataattttaatatataatacatatgcacatatattttcacattttataattctaattacatatattcgttcttataatatatacatacatatattccttttatatgcattttataatctcttatatattttatgacacatgtacatatatcataatttatatttatatatatacatatctgtTATATTTCGCAATGCATATTAACATCATGTCTTTTATCATTTcgtgttaaattaatttttttccgaTTCATAAATTGTAGTTTTAAAACGAGTAACATTTCGTATTTTGAGATttgagaaggtcgtaccctaacttactgggtttcgattttcacaatatccaaatacacgaatcttttcaaactcaagttttaaatgatctcgggattTGAAAAAGAAtcgcgtcctaacttactggtcgagATCTCCCttttaaatccgagatagccaaatattttttaaaaaataagcatttttattcgtggatcgggaattcgagacatcgtgtcctaacttactggatattaTACTCTTTCttgattaacgtgaaatatgctcATTTTCTCAagaattttcaacattttaacgcaaggatcgtattttagaatcttttcaaagttttgatACTAAGACATTAAACGATCAAttgggtaccaattttgggcgttacgagggtgccaacccttcctcgtgcgtaactgactcccgaacctatttttcttaaaattcgcagaccaaaaattattttcagggtgatccgatcacaccacaataaaagatcggtggtgactccccattttatttttaaagtcgatccccatttttcaaatctcaaaaagaaaatggtttCGATAATGGGCATATTTTTCCATTGTGttgttttcattaaattttatcaattaatttcatCTGATTTTAATTAAGCTTTTAACTTACGTGTTGCAACAGAAACATGAACTCAAAAGCGCTTAAGCATGTTggtatcaaaaagaaaaaagaacagcTTGAATTTGCAATAACTTCAATCTGAAAAATACAAACCCCAAACTTAAAATAATCCAGAAACAACACAAACCCGAAACTCGAATTGATCCGGCAATCATACTCAAACCTCAACCCTGAATCATTTTGTTGACATTCTTctttgatataacaaaatagAGACCAAATTATTCCATTGCCTACTAAATTCTCATACAACACTGTTTCAATAAAAAACTTGAATCCAATGTAAAACCCACTCAAAACAAAATGCTAATTCGTGGCTTTTGATATAGATTAGATACaacatcaaaacaaaaaaaatgttgcAGACCCTTTTATCAGTTATCAATCAACTCGAATAAATAAAAACCACAAACATCGATAAATCAAAATTCGGCATAGTTAATACTAGCACCGCCAAGACGAAAAACCCACCTCCATGGACCGACATCGCTGAAATATCAACTGTGGCAGCTGATCCATCTACTGTCTTCGTTTTCGTCTTATATTCTGAGAAGGAAAGTTTAGAGGGACGGGAAGGGTAGCGTATAATATGCTGTTCTGACGCACAAGTTTACACCCCAGGTTCAGAAAATGTTGTCTTAAATCTACTTTACTGATTCTTAGATCCTGTGCTATATCTGATGGATCGGTTCGGAATCCATCAACATGTAAAGCGAGCACCAAGACATAACTGATGAAGAGATTGATTTTTTCACTTGCTAGTATTTTAGACTCTGGATCAGTAAACAGGTTAAGGAACCTATGATGTATAATGCTTGGGATATTATGCTTCTTTCCGGATTTAACGTGTCCCATCGAGAATTGATCCCTGAACTTCATGAGATGAGTAATATACGAAAGTATGCACGAGAGTTTCCATTGCTGTGTCTCATCCTGCAGTTAAAGGCAACGTAAGAATATATCAATGAAAAGTTTCGGTAAGTCTTTTCTCGTAGCATTACCTTAATTGCATCCAATTTTCGGATTCTGTTGCAAACAAAGTGCGGATAAGCATTGGTGGCTACTTTTTCGCCACCTTGCCAAAGCTTATAAATATCTCCAAGAAAATCCCAGTCGCCTTTGAGAATAATCTTGTCGAGCGGGTAAGCTTCTAGGGGCGTAGTAGCAGAAACATTGTGTGGAGGGATGTTACGAGCAATAAGGGAACTGGTGTTTGCCAATGCCTCCTTGTCAAAGGCAACTTCCTCGATCTTCTTGTCTAAAGATTTTTGTGATTCAGAATCAACTTCCTTCTTCAAATTGATGGCGTCCTTCCTCTGCATTATACGAGATGTTAGAACCTTGTAATAGTACTAAAAGTATCACTTGGTTGTACtcatatttacataataaaaaaaaaacgatTAGGCATTTCTATGTATAACTATGAATGTAACCAATTGCATTACCACTTAAGCCGATATATCAGAAAGCCAATCAATTATATATGTGAATCTATAATTACACTTCAAGAACCAAGAAATATGAAAAGGCCAAAccttctttctctctctctttgttcCGTAAAGTGCAGTAAGCTCTCCCAGCTTGTCCATTCTATTGGCAGTAAGTTCACTTTTTGTGGAATTCGAAGCTTCTTCATTAGCAGTCTCGGCAGTTCTAACTCTAGGTTCCAATCTAAATATCTACAATTAAACCATGCAAAGCCGATTACATTAACTAAAAACCATAATAAACATCTTGTTCGATAGCAACATGATTTCCCTTACCACAAACATCTCCATTATATAACTTAAAGGGCCAGTAGTTACACAAATAAGAGgatacacatacacatacacacacatacacatacacatacacatacacatacacatacacatacacatacacatacacatacattATATAACTTAAGGCCAGTAGTTACACAAATAAGAgcatacacatacacatacacatacattATATAACTTAAGGAACAGTAGTTACACAAATAAGAGAATACACACACACATAGACATACATCTCCATTATATAACTTACGGCTAGTAGTTATACAAATGAGAGAATACACATACATACGTATACATAGAAAAGATGTTACCTTATTAGTAGCAATAGGGATAATTTTGAGAGTCCCAGCCTCTTTATCAAGAACCCCAAGTGAGTACCTACAAACTTGTGCAGCAGCAGCCTCACCTGTAAAACTTGACCCAACAAAATCCACATTTGACCCACCAGGGCTAACCACAACTTGAAGCCTATTACCCTTTCTTTGAGCCATGTTTCTAAAAACCTTGACCTTCGGCACCTTGGGTGAATTGTTCTGGTTATTGGATTCTTCTTCATCTTGTCGTTGTTGAGTTTGAGGGTTGTAACCAGATGGGAAATAAGCAACTAAAGGTGGAATCTTGTTTGGTTGGTCTTGAAAAAGTTGGATTTTTACTTGCAAATTCTCATGTTTTGCCCCACCAGGATTTTGATTACCATCTCTGCTCctctttttggatttttgtgTTCTTGATTTTGAAGCAGATGGCTGTTCATCCATGGTGATCGCCTAATAGGGAAAAAAACCCCTTCCTTTGAAAGAAGAGAGAAGAGTCCGGCTATGGAAGTGTGGAGAGAAAATAATGGAAAAGGAGAGAGCATCAATCAAAGATGAAAATTGGGTATTTGATCTTAGGGCTTATTTAGGGGTTGGataataattttgggtttgGAACAAGGAAAATGTGGGCTTCAAGCCCAAACTTCATTTCACCTAACTCAGTTTTATGGGTCTTAAATTGTATTTAGACACcaactattcaaaaaatttaaaaaaaataaattttattattaataatgtatAAGATCTCGATTTAATTCTATtaagttatgttatttttaaaattttgattgacaTACCTACCATTCTTTGTTGAGTTTATCGGTTTAGGATATTTGAGCTTGGATTTGGGTTTATCGATAtaagctaaaaaaaattatttgggtGTTATTTTGGTTAAACTCGATTCTGATATTTTTTAACTAGTACAATTGGTTTTGATTTTCAGTTCAATAGTATTGTCTAACTTGATACACTCATTAAGCTTTTTTAAATTGGACCGATGATTGAATCAgtcaaagtatttttttattaatttgtttaaataaataattcaaaaagttaataaaattaaaaaatgttaaaaatcgATTCAGCTAGTTCAATCGTTGATTCAACCAGTTTTTTACCTCGATTCAATTGGTCTATATTAATTCCCAACTC includes the following:
- the LOC105789353 gene encoding probable ADP-ribosylation factor GTPase-activating protein AGD8, which codes for MASSSDNLTDKNAVFRKLKAKSENKMCFDCNAKNPTWASVTYGIFLCIDCSAVHRSLGVHISFVRSTNLDSWSTEQLKMMIYGGNNRAQVFFKQHGWSDGGKIEAKYTSRAADLYRQILSKEVAKSMAEEAGLPSSPVASQSPQAPNGPLNSKTDETPKEIPLGGQEKVELPASPKASHKVVTSTVKKPLGAKRTGKTGGLGARKLTSKPSENLYDQKPEERVVPVASPTNNTAPVSSTFPSRFEYVDNDQSSESSSGGPQILSHVAPPKSSSFFAEFGMDSGFQKKSSSNTSKVQVQETDEARRKFSNAKSISSAQYFGDNTRADNDAQVTLQKFSGSTAISSADLFGHSADGSIDVAASDLINRLSFQAQQDISNLKNIAGETGKKLSSLASTLMSDLQDRIL
- the LOC105789355 gene encoding DNA-directed RNA polymerase I subunit rpa49 produces the protein MDEQPSASKSRTQKSKKRSRDGNQNPGGAKHENLQVKIQLFQDQPNKIPPLVAYFPSGYNPQTQQRQDEEESNNQNNSPKVPKVKVFRNMAQRKGNRLQVVVSPGGSNVDFVGSSFTGEAAAAQVCRYSLGVLDKEAGTLKIIPIATNKIFRLEPRVRTAETANEEASNSTKSELTANRMDKLGELTALYGTKRERKKRKDAINLKKEVDSESQKSLDKKIEEVAFDKEALANTSSLIARNIPPHNVSATTPLEAYPLDKIILKGDWDFLGDIYKLWQGGEKVATNAYPHFVCNRIRKLDAIKDETQQWKLSCILSYITHLMKFRDQFSMGHVKSGKKHNIPSIIHHRFLNLFTDPESKILASEKINLFISYVLVLALHVDGFRTDPSDIAQDLRISKVDLRQHFLNLGCKLVRQNSILYATLPVPLNFPSQNIRRKRRQ